One genomic region from Campylobacter concisus encodes:
- the tssJ gene encoding type VI secretion system lipoprotein TssJ, which produces MQKDLIISNMPNSNLNYHGDNVPITIIAYKLRDVAKFKEASIIDLAERNGEILGYDKIDSIKTQIQPNTNRYAFTNVYPDEVPYVGILVLYADQSKTNIKAYKATKEIKEKNIVFEITKNGVNVLDASSSKIQASK; this is translated from the coding sequence GTGCAAAAAGATCTTATTATAAGCAATATGCCAAATTCAAATTTGAACTATCATGGCGATAATGTTCCTATAACTATCATAGCTTATAAATTAAGAGATGTGGCTAAATTTAAAGAAGCTAGCATTATCGATCTAGCCGAGAGAAATGGTGAAATATTAGGCTATGACAAGATTGACTCTATAAAAACACAAATTCAGCCAAATACAAATAGATACGCTTTTACAAATGTATATCCTGACGAGGTTCCGTATGTCGGTATTTTGGTACTTTATGCTGATCAGAGCAAGACAAATATCAAGGCTTATAAAGCTACAAAAGAGATAAAAGAAAAAAATATAGTTTTTGAAATAACAAAAAATGGCGTAAATGTTTTAGACGCTAGTAGCTCTAAAATACAAGCAAGCAAATAA
- the tssK gene encoding type VI secretion system baseplate subunit TssK: MSEKLKVVWYNGMNVDKVHFEQQERYFERNLNLKTISSFSNLYGVLNLEISSDLLLQGKIGLTKISCISQDGTIFNAPDQDELPEPLEISPSELNSAIVVLKLPISSGLVDISLQNNLPNLKFTAKQALISSRVHDEASNDILNELDDKDDFELSSAFTQDKENLILASQRSSLGVFGSKMPYELSIPICKIKNIDLNKQITLDEKFIPTCIDISKNTFIINFVEELSFATKQHQESYFGLLGGVDQAKNRLDFSTYLTLNMLKKWHLIFSYLLKKDKFHPEYLYEKLVDFQADLLALSHDNSFSEFIAYDHNNLTQTFVPLINNLRLLFSHILSPKYIMAQIVKNNHGFYDCIFDNPSIIENSEIYFAIHSDTKNEYLLKNFKEQCKIHTQSNIKGIVSSQLRGINVEQISVVPSTLPKLNDYIYYKIDKKDEIFKSFANQNVISVYITANLPNADIKMWALL, translated from the coding sequence ATGTCTGAAAAGCTAAAAGTCGTTTGGTATAACGGAATGAACGTTGATAAGGTTCATTTCGAGCAGCAAGAAAGATATTTTGAGAGAAATTTAAACCTAAAAACTATCTCTTCTTTTTCAAATTTATACGGTGTTTTAAATTTAGAAATTTCAAGCGATCTTTTGCTTCAAGGCAAAATAGGGCTAACTAAAATTTCTTGTATCTCTCAAGATGGTACGATTTTTAACGCGCCAGATCAAGATGAATTACCAGAGCCACTTGAGATAAGCCCAAGTGAACTAAACTCAGCCATTGTAGTGTTAAAACTACCTATTAGCTCAGGTCTGGTTGATATTAGCTTGCAAAATAATTTACCAAATCTAAAATTTACAGCCAAGCAAGCACTTATTAGCTCAAGAGTGCATGATGAAGCTAGCAATGATATATTAAACGAGCTAGATGATAAAGATGATTTTGAACTATCTTCTGCCTTTACACAAGATAAAGAAAATCTAATCCTAGCAAGCCAAAGATCATCTCTTGGAGTATTTGGCTCAAAGATGCCTTACGAGCTTAGCATACCAATTTGTAAAATAAAAAATATAGACCTAAATAAGCAAATAACACTTGACGAAAAATTTATTCCAACTTGTATTGACATCAGTAAAAACACCTTTATAATAAATTTTGTAGAGGAGCTTAGCTTTGCTACAAAGCAACATCAAGAGAGTTATTTTGGGTTGTTAGGAGGTGTTGATCAAGCTAAAAATAGACTTGATTTTTCAACATATTTAACACTAAATATGCTAAAAAAATGGCATTTGATATTCTCTTATTTGTTAAAGAAAGATAAATTTCACCCAGAGTATTTGTATGAAAAATTAGTTGATTTTCAGGCTGATTTGTTAGCACTTAGTCATGATAATAGTTTTAGCGAATTTATCGCCTACGATCACAATAACCTAACTCAAACTTTTGTGCCTTTGATAAATAATCTAAGACTTTTATTCTCACATATCTTATCTCCAAAATATATAATGGCACAGATTGTTAAAAATAATCACGGCTTTTATGACTGTATTTTTGATAATCCAAGCATTATTGAAAACTCAGAAATTTATTTTGCTATTCACAGTGATACGAAAAATGAGTATCTTCTTAAAAATTTTAAAGAGCAGTGCAAAATCCATACTCAATCAAATATAAAAGGCATAGTTTCTTCACAGCTAAGAGGTATAAACGTAGAGCAAATTTCTGTTGTTCCTAGTACTTTACCGAAGTTAAACGATTATATCTACTATAAGATAGACAAAAAAGATGAAATTTTTAAAAGCTTTGCAAATCAAAATGTGATTAGCGTTTATATAACGGCAAATTTACCGAATGCTGACATTAAAATGTGGGCTTTATTATAA
- a CDS encoding type VI secretion system contractile sheath small subunit produces MADNLTPPKERINIVYKTKTNDQEADVELPLKLMVVANLTGENQTPLEDREVISINKNKFLIRL; encoded by the coding sequence ATGGCAGATAATCTAACCCCACCAAAAGAACGCATAAATATAGTTTATAAAACTAAGACAAATGACCAAGAGGCTGATGTAGAGCTTCCATTAAAACTTATGGTAGTTGCAAATTTAACTGGTGAAAACCAAACTCCACTTGAAGATCGTGAAGTGATTTCTATCAATAAAAATAAATTTTTGATCAGGTTATGA
- a CDS encoding type VI secretion system baseplate subunit TssF, giving the protein MDYNENNLAYFQKEIAYLDETRALFIKNFPKVAPFLDTKSKDPDVESIIENMAILTSRIRQELDENIPLIAESLVNILMPSYTNPFPSVCMQEFTLRDDFSGVKEFIPKGSIVESKQINGITCKFQTLFDINLLPLKITKAFMSNNKSDYLLNLNISVTKDELSTKELDIDFLNLYIGDNVYFSSTLLMWLKKLPEIYYNKF; this is encoded by the coding sequence ATGGATTATAATGAAAATAATCTAGCTTATTTTCAAAAAGAGATAGCATATCTTGATGAAACAAGAGCCCTTTTTATTAAAAATTTTCCAAAAGTAGCACCCTTTTTAGATACTAAAAGCAAAGATCCTGATGTTGAGAGCATAATAGAAAATATGGCTATTTTAACATCTAGGATCAGGCAAGAACTAGACGAAAATATCCCGCTAATCGCTGAGTCTTTGGTAAATATATTAATGCCAAGCTATACAAATCCTTTTCCATCAGTTTGTATGCAAGAATTTACCTTAAGAGATGACTTCTCTGGGGTAAAAGAATTTATACCAAAAGGAAGTATAGTTGAGTCAAAGCAGATCAATGGCATAACGTGCAAATTTCAAACACTCTTTGACATAAATTTGCTTCCCTTAAAGATAACAAAAGCTTTTATGTCAAACAATAAGAGCGATTATCTTCTAAATTTAAATATAAGCGTTACAAAGGACGAGCTTAGCACTAAAGAACTTGATATAGACTTTTTAAATTTATATATTGGAGATAATGTTTACTTCTCTTCTACGCTCTTAATGTGGCTAAAAAAATTACCTGAAATTTATTACAATAAGTTTTGA
- a CDS encoding type VI secretion system baseplate subunit TssF, producing MIKSDEFGFEAFELLKELSFFPSKLNFVRLNGLSFLKNFSTKSFNIKFIFSKDMPSGYVPRLEYFSLFATPVINLFAMSAEPILNNNRRSEYRIFLDRSNIDAYEIVSINKVVAHSSNNEKRILKNYKSFERFEFLNDERAKDYYFVSNKTDIKLNSYKEISFFKK from the coding sequence TTGATAAAGAGTGATGAGTTTGGATTTGAAGCGTTTGAGCTTTTAAAAGAGCTATCATTTTTTCCTTCAAAGTTAAATTTTGTGCGATTAAATGGGCTTAGCTTTCTTAAAAATTTTTCTACAAAAAGCTTTAATATTAAATTCATATTTTCAAAAGATATGCCAAGTGGATATGTGCCAAGGTTAGAGTATTTTTCTCTTTTTGCTACACCTGTAATAAATTTATTTGCAATGAGTGCCGAGCCTATTTTGAATAACAATAGACGAAGTGAATATAGAATTTTTCTAGATCGCTCGAATATCGATGCTTATGAAATCGTTTCAATCAATAAAGTGGTCGCCCATAGCAGTAATAATGAAAAAAGGATATTAAAAAACTATAAAAGTTTTGAGAGATTCGAATTTTTAAATGATGAGCGAGCAAAAGATTATTATTTTGTCAGCAATAAAACAGATATAAAACTAAACTCTTATAAAGAAATTTCTTTTTTTAAAAAGTGA
- a CDS encoding type VI secretion system baseplate subunit TssF, translated as MPCKLRLGEIDRVLSHQGVTTKNLTIPTSVKRVKIDGNLLWKLVSILSFSYQSILEKGSFLALLNTFSAPDDEFFKKFANSLYDIKTKQIYRVDQGFAKRGLLCIFYIDESEFESIGNVYALGINLAKFLSEFCIN; from the coding sequence TTGCCTTGCAAGCTAAGACTTGGTGAGATAGATAGGGTGTTATCCCACCAAGGTGTAACAACTAAAAATTTAACCATTCCAACTAGCGTAAAGCGAGTAAAAATAGATGGAAATCTTCTTTGGAAACTAGTTAGCATATTATCTTTTAGCTATCAAAGTATACTAGAGAAGGGCTCTTTTTTAGCACTTCTTAATACCTTTAGCGCACCAGATGATGAGTTTTTTAAAAAATTTGCAAACTCGCTTTATGATATAAAAACAAAGCAAATTTATAGAGTTGATCAAGGCTTTGCAAAAAGAGGGTTGCTCTGCATATTCTATATAGATGAAAGTGAATTTGAGAGTATTGGAAATGTCTATGCTTTAGGTATAAATTTGGCTAAATTTTTATCAGAATTTTGCATCAATTAA
- a CDS encoding type VI secretion system baseplate subunit TssG: MLNISNKKLAKKFLPFSPLIISQRRPKREIEFALQRHFNLKNKLFLLENLPNQIFIAPSNLNSLGIKNRTLGRNFILGKKLFEKQTKIAVYINGIDYEEAIDFFPKRRKFKELQDTLIFFTNNEFVADLYIKINYSPKMQLKLGMDKGYSKIGLGTRLKSNKNMSNFIKFRLCS, encoded by the coding sequence ATATTAAACATAAGCAATAAAAAATTAGCAAAAAAATTCTTACCATTTTCTCCGCTTATTATTAGCCAAAGAAGGCCTAAAAGAGAGATTGAGTTTGCCTTGCAGCGTCATTTTAATTTAAAAAATAAACTATTTTTGTTAGAAAATCTACCAAATCAAATTTTCATAGCGCCTTCAAATTTAAATTCACTTGGTATCAAAAATAGGACTTTGGGTAGAAATTTTATACTTGGTAAAAAGCTTTTTGAGAAACAAACTAAGATAGCAGTTTATATAAATGGCATAGATTATGAAGAAGCTATTGATTTTTTCCCAAAAAGAAGAAAATTTAAAGAGCTTCAAGATACTCTTATCTTTTTTACGAACAATGAATTTGTTGCTGATTTATACATAAAAATAAACTATTCTCCAAAGATGCAATTAAAGCTTGGAATGGATAAAGGTTATAGTAAAATAGGCCTTGGTACAAGGCTTAAAAGTAATAAAAATATGTCAAATTTTATAAAATTTAGGCTCTGCTCTTAA
- the tssM gene encoding type VI secretion system membrane subunit TssM, producing the protein MAFIDYLRRFFVFFRFKHSTILVASIALSILFWLYAPLIAFNDVYSFASISSRVTILIAFWAVILFFVLIKPLMHYLASQKDEKNNKLKEIKKESIDSFGKAKRNFMLSLKDAKATWKKDINFKKLPLIMIMGNEGAGKSAFINYSNIEFPLSDSLDTYKKIHKSTTNFNLYISKFGALLDTEGIHFAQESLYQPTATEELPEDDVDKNRDYLLKKSIWSEFLHFLKRNDFNARLSGAVLIIDTKKFLEGTQEYFDELIRYMIKRVNDCEKHLNIKFPIYIVFSKLDLIDGMGDYFRLFNEDVANKALGINLDPNSSKQSLETELKNLSESLFKHLMSKNSISHLLEDKKRSYLFLKQLDNFFALVKDFVAKLSSQNTLKNSSTINGVYFVSAYQENIPINYLTNTICDRYNIKKPLLRAVNNYSKQSYFVKSFLKEIAFKANLNKFGAQNRFTKFVNFVLVAILCAGVYLGSSFILETKNIKEQNAINNANKISSYLDGKKYKDLSPTQRIELLNLLKQSLNDYPRIFSGDTKFEYITLDTSYKGFTPVKVLYYDLNADFFKNTVLTEMENILKNESDPDKLIKAFYMYDSLFDKDYTNVDLFKIWISTNWDKFEKYGVAKDEFLAHIEAILKAENLNITADTVAQSIANTRLSPVQRAQRLYYILEFISFKDDKSFYDIKKDVENLYTVVQEKEAFKPFNKIYTKENLRDFLSKLSSNIDQTAGIESWLMETNSSLKDISSNDKKELSIAVIELYLQNYADKWSQILREIEPNEFTTKKEVIEELDILSKRENPLNSLIKLTNQNTNLNDENLLKYIYSLGFASSEIKRVFSDFSAKFTNYHTLNSNDLLDIISNDVTSVYKKVSDYNFEMLQSNDDKIVYAINGIKNENDPFVVLNNDAKKLPDELNEYYQKLSTLAWKQVENGASALLSTAYRDDVFDDFESLIKPFYPFNEQSPKAVSIEEFKRFFGKNGTWNSFYDRYLKQILSKTADGYKIRPKYAKELRFSRDFLKNIAYIDRISNLMLDSNDELKLNYNLKAVDLSANFSHINISYSNNSLTYDHTIASNLIVSSKNFDISTQFKFNAVSSTGSERKELSFDGEWGWYKILKASNFSSVGVSTLNFDGRRDSYFGFEVTPNGGELLELMDIIPMINLPKKMLY; encoded by the coding sequence ATGGCATTTATCGATTACCTAAGAAGATTTTTTGTCTTTTTTAGATTTAAACACAGTACAATTTTGGTAGCTTCTATTGCATTAAGTATCTTATTTTGGCTTTATGCTCCACTTATAGCTTTTAATGATGTATATAGCTTTGCTAGCATAAGTTCAAGAGTCACTATATTAATTGCATTTTGGGCAGTTATTTTGTTTTTTGTTTTAATCAAACCATTAATGCACTATTTAGCATCTCAAAAAGATGAAAAAAATAACAAGCTAAAAGAGATCAAAAAAGAGTCTATAGACAGTTTTGGTAAGGCAAAAAGAAATTTTATGCTTTCTTTGAAAGATGCCAAAGCAACATGGAAAAAAGATATAAATTTTAAAAAATTACCTTTAATAATGATAATGGGTAATGAAGGTGCTGGAAAGAGCGCATTTATAAACTACTCAAATATAGAATTTCCACTATCTGATAGTTTAGATACTTATAAAAAAATACACAAAAGTACAACAAACTTTAATCTTTATATTTCAAAATTTGGTGCACTTTTAGATACTGAGGGTATACATTTTGCACAAGAGAGCTTGTATCAGCCAACAGCTACTGAAGAGCTTCCTGAGGATGATGTGGATAAAAATAGGGATTACTTGCTTAAAAAAAGTATCTGGAGTGAATTTTTACACTTTTTAAAACGAAATGATTTTAACGCTAGATTAAGTGGTGCGGTTTTAATCATAGATACTAAAAAATTTCTCGAAGGTACTCAAGAATATTTTGATGAATTAATTAGATATATGATAAAAAGGGTTAATGACTGTGAGAAACATCTAAACATTAAATTCCCTATTTATATTGTTTTTAGCAAACTTGACTTAATAGATGGTATGGGAGATTATTTTAGGCTTTTCAATGAAGATGTTGCAAATAAAGCTCTAGGAATAAACTTAGATCCAAATTCCTCAAAACAATCACTAGAAACTGAACTAAAAAACCTAAGCGAGTCATTATTTAAACATCTCATGAGTAAGAATTCGATTTCGCATTTATTGGAAGATAAAAAACGTTCATATCTCTTTTTAAAACAACTTGATAATTTTTTTGCTTTAGTGAAAGATTTTGTAGCAAAGCTAAGCTCTCAAAATACACTTAAAAATAGCTCAACCATAAATGGAGTTTATTTCGTAAGTGCTTATCAAGAAAATATACCTATAAACTACCTTACAAACACTATTTGTGATAGGTATAATATCAAAAAACCACTTTTAAGAGCAGTAAATAACTATAGCAAACAAAGCTATTTTGTAAAATCATTTTTAAAAGAGATAGCTTTTAAAGCCAACTTAAATAAATTTGGTGCTCAAAATAGATTTACAAAATTTGTAAATTTTGTTTTAGTAGCCATACTTTGTGCTGGAGTATATTTGGGTTCTAGTTTTATTCTAGAGACCAAAAATATAAAAGAGCAAAATGCTATAAATAATGCAAATAAAATTTCTTCATACCTTGATGGTAAAAAATACAAGGATCTCTCTCCAACACAAAGGATTGAGCTTCTAAATTTACTAAAACAAAGTCTAAATGACTATCCAAGAATCTTTAGCGGGGATACTAAATTTGAGTATATAACACTAGATACTTCTTATAAAGGCTTCACTCCAGTTAAAGTACTTTACTATGATTTGAATGCTGATTTTTTCAAAAATACAGTTTTAACTGAAATGGAAAATATACTAAAAAATGAAAGCGATCCAGATAAGCTAATAAAAGCATTTTATATGTATGATTCGCTCTTTGATAAAGATTACACAAATGTGGATTTATTTAAAATTTGGATTAGTACAAACTGGGACAAATTTGAAAAATATGGCGTTGCAAAAGATGAATTTTTAGCTCATATTGAGGCTATTTTAAAGGCAGAAAATTTAAACATAACTGCAGATACAGTTGCTCAAAGTATAGCAAATACGAGGCTATCACCTGTTCAAAGAGCACAAAGGCTCTACTACATACTTGAGTTCATATCATTCAAGGACGATAAATCTTTTTACGATATTAAAAAAGATGTTGAAAATTTATACACAGTAGTCCAAGAAAAAGAAGCATTTAAGCCATTTAATAAAATTTATACAAAAGAAAATTTAAGAGATTTCTTGTCAAAGCTTAGCTCAAACATAGATCAAACAGCTGGAATAGAATCTTGGCTAATGGAGACAAATTCTTCTTTAAAAGATATTAGCTCAAATGATAAGAAAGAGCTAAGCATTGCTGTAATAGAGCTTTATTTGCAAAATTATGCTGATAAGTGGAGCCAAATTTTAAGAGAAATAGAACCAAATGAATTTACTACAAAAAAAGAGGTCATAGAAGAGCTTGACATCTTGTCAAAAAGAGAAAATCCTTTAAATTCTTTAATAAAATTAACTAATCAAAATACAAATTTAAATGATGAGAATTTACTAAAATATATCTATTCTCTAGGATTTGCTTCAAGTGAGATAAAGCGCGTTTTCAGTGATTTTAGTGCTAAATTTACTAACTATCATACGTTAAATTCTAATGACTTGCTAGATATTATAAGCAACGATGTAACAAGCGTTTATAAAAAAGTTAGTGACTATAACTTCGAAATGCTTCAAAGCAACGATGATAAAATAGTTTATGCAATAAATGGTATAAAAAATGAAAACGACCCATTTGTTGTCTTAAATAATGATGCTAAGAAGCTTCCAGATGAGCTAAATGAATATTATCAAAAGTTATCGACACTTGCATGGAAACAAGTAGAAAATGGCGCTTCAGCACTTTTATCAACAGCATATAGAGATGATGTTTTTGATGATTTTGAAAGTCTTATCAAACCATTTTATCCATTTAATGAACAATCTCCAAAGGCTGTTAGCATAGAAGAATTTAAAAGATTCTTTGGCAAAAACGGAACTTGGAATAGCTTTTATGACAGATATCTAAAACAAATCTTAAGCAAAACCGCTGATGGTTATAAAATAAGACCAAAATATGCAAAAGAGCTAAGATTTAGTAGGGATTTCCTTAAAAATATTGCCTATATAGACAGAATTTCAAATTTAATGCTTGATTCAAATGATGAGCTAAAATTAAATTATAATTTAAAAGCTGTCGACTTATCGGCAAATTTCAGTCATATAAATATTAGTTATTCTAATAACTCTTTGACTTATGATCATACAATTGC